The following coding sequences lie in one Myxococcus xanthus genomic window:
- a CDS encoding MaoC/PaaZ C-terminal domain-containing protein has translation MKKMVTAHKKVGKQRYRETHGLYFDDFEVGDVFEHRPGRTLTDVDNMWQSLLCLNTHPLHIDAVYASKTEWKKPLMSSLVTLAIVGGMSLNSTSAKGVANLGWDKVRLTAPVFVGDTIYAESRVLAKRMSRSRGTQGIVSVETKGVKADGTVFMTFERSFLVPLKKHSVDVDANY, from the coding sequence ATGAAGAAGATGGTCACCGCCCACAAGAAGGTGGGCAAGCAGCGCTACCGCGAGACGCACGGCCTCTACTTCGACGACTTCGAAGTGGGAGACGTGTTCGAGCACCGGCCGGGGCGCACCCTCACCGACGTGGACAACATGTGGCAGTCCCTGCTGTGCCTCAACACGCATCCGCTGCACATCGACGCGGTGTATGCCAGCAAGACGGAGTGGAAGAAGCCGCTGATGTCCAGCCTGGTGACGCTGGCCATCGTCGGCGGCATGAGCCTCAACAGCACCAGCGCGAAGGGCGTGGCGAACCTCGGCTGGGACAAGGTCCGGCTGACGGCGCCCGTCTTCGTGGGAGACACCATCTACGCGGAGAGCCGCGTGCTGGCCAAGCGCATGTCCCGCTCCCGTGGAACGCAGGGCATCGTCTCCGTGGAGACGAAAGGCGTGAAGGCGGACGGCACCGTGTTCATGACGTTCGAGCGCTCGTTCCTGGTGCCGCTCAAGAAGCACAGTGTGGACGTGGATGCGAACTACTGA
- a CDS encoding NAD(P)H-quinone oxidoreductase: MRTTEAGMRAVTQDRPGGPEVFRLCELPRPAPGPRQLRVRVRASALNRGDILQRSGAYPLPPGVTSPLIGVEVAGEVEACGAEVRDFEAGQRVFGLVDGGGYAEACLMEAGMAIPMPAHWSFVEAAATPEAFFTAHEALLEQGGLRAGQSVLIHAGGSGVGTACIQVARAVGARVFFTVSTEEKRRRCLALGGEAGVLRTEQDFARELSVLTGGAGVDMVADFVGGAALARNLSVLKFGGCLLLLGVLEGMEGALDVRQAILRRLQLRGMSLRPLPLEEKVAVTRRFRERWLPELEAGRVHPIIDSTFPLERVADAHRRMESNASFGKIVLEL, from the coding sequence ATGCGAACTACTGAAGCGGGGATGCGCGCGGTGACGCAGGACCGGCCCGGCGGTCCGGAGGTCTTCCGGCTGTGCGAGCTGCCGCGTCCAGCGCCAGGCCCGCGTCAGCTCCGCGTCCGGGTGCGCGCGTCCGCTCTGAACCGCGGCGACATCCTCCAGCGCAGCGGGGCCTATCCGCTGCCACCAGGTGTGACCAGCCCGCTGATTGGCGTGGAGGTCGCGGGCGAGGTGGAGGCGTGCGGCGCTGAGGTGCGTGACTTCGAAGCCGGCCAGCGAGTCTTCGGTCTGGTGGATGGTGGAGGCTACGCGGAGGCATGCCTCATGGAAGCGGGGATGGCCATCCCCATGCCGGCCCACTGGAGCTTCGTGGAGGCGGCGGCGACACCAGAGGCCTTCTTCACCGCGCACGAAGCCTTGCTGGAGCAGGGCGGCCTGCGCGCGGGCCAGTCGGTGCTCATCCACGCGGGAGGCAGTGGCGTTGGCACCGCGTGCATCCAGGTGGCCCGCGCGGTGGGCGCGCGGGTGTTCTTCACGGTGAGCACCGAGGAGAAGCGCCGCCGCTGCCTGGCCCTGGGCGGTGAGGCGGGCGTGCTGCGCACCGAGCAGGACTTCGCGCGGGAGCTGTCCGTCCTCACGGGAGGTGCGGGGGTGGACATGGTGGCGGACTTCGTGGGCGGCGCGGCCCTGGCGCGGAACCTGTCCGTGTTGAAGTTCGGCGGCTGCCTGCTCCTGCTAGGCGTGTTGGAGGGGATGGAGGGCGCGCTGGACGTGCGGCAGGCCATCCTGCGCCGGCTCCAGCTTCGCGGCATGTCGCTGCGCCCGCTGCCCTTGGAAGAGAAGGTGGCCGTCACGCGCCGCTTCCGCGAGCGGTGGTTGCCGGAGCTGGAAGCGGGGCGGGTGCATCCCATCATCGACTCCACGTTTCCGCTGGAGCGCGTGGCGGACGCGCACCGGCGCATGGAGTCCAATGCCAGCTTCGGGAAGATTGTCCTGGAGCTGTAG
- a CDS encoding formylglycine-generating enzyme family protein, whose translation MSIDVIDEVAAQGGRPLEDGAGQEARSLPGMVYIPGGTFWMGSDHHYPEERPTHQVTVTDFWMDSQLVTNADFARFVDATGYVTVAERPLNPDDFPGANPALLVPGSLVFKKTLARVDLRDLTQWWLYTAGACWKHPEGPDSTWQGREQYPVVHVCFEDALAYAHWAGKALPTEAEWEYAARGGLERKVYVWGDEFAPGGKLMANTWQGEFPWQNLNTDGFEGTSPVGNFPPNAYGLFDMAGNVWEWTSDWYQERHEGNGGKPCCIPVNPRGPATSDRSLDPCLPKVKIPRRVLKGGSHLCAPNYCLRYRPAARSPQAVDSGTSHIGFRCVVRP comes from the coding sequence ATGAGCATCGACGTCATCGACGAAGTCGCGGCCCAGGGCGGCCGGCCCCTCGAGGACGGCGCGGGACAGGAAGCCCGCTCGCTGCCGGGCATGGTCTACATCCCCGGTGGGACATTCTGGATGGGCTCGGACCACCACTATCCGGAGGAGCGGCCGACGCACCAGGTGACGGTGACGGACTTCTGGATGGACAGCCAGTTGGTGACGAACGCGGACTTCGCGCGCTTCGTGGATGCCACCGGCTACGTCACCGTGGCCGAGCGCCCCTTGAACCCCGACGACTTTCCCGGCGCGAATCCAGCGCTGCTCGTCCCGGGCTCGCTCGTCTTCAAGAAGACGCTCGCTCGCGTGGACCTGCGTGACCTGACGCAGTGGTGGCTCTACACGGCGGGCGCCTGCTGGAAGCACCCCGAAGGCCCGGACAGCACCTGGCAGGGACGCGAGCAGTACCCGGTGGTGCACGTCTGCTTCGAGGACGCGCTCGCCTATGCACACTGGGCGGGCAAGGCGCTGCCCACCGAGGCGGAATGGGAGTACGCCGCGCGCGGGGGCCTGGAGCGGAAGGTCTACGTCTGGGGCGACGAGTTCGCGCCGGGTGGCAAGCTGATGGCCAACACCTGGCAGGGCGAGTTCCCCTGGCAGAACCTGAACACGGACGGCTTCGAGGGCACGTCCCCGGTGGGCAACTTCCCACCGAACGCCTACGGCCTCTTCGACATGGCCGGCAACGTGTGGGAGTGGACCTCGGACTGGTACCAGGAGCGGCACGAGGGCAACGGCGGAAAGCCCTGCTGCATCCCCGTCAATCCGCGGGGACCGGCCACATCGGATCGCAGCCTGGACCCGTGCCTGCCGAAGGTGAAGATTCCCCGCCGCGTCCTCAAGGGTGGCAGCCACCTGTGCGCGCCGAACTACTGCCTGCGGTACCGCCCGGCGGCGCGCTCACCCCAGGCAGTGGACAGCGGCACGTCGCACATCGGGTTCCGCTGCGTCGTCCGCCCCTGA